In the genome of Streptomyces sp. NBC_00190, one region contains:
- a CDS encoding type II toxin-antitoxin system VapC family toxin — protein MKLLADTHVIVWWLTDSPQLSDEVKDLLDTERLAYVSAVTPWELAVKQALGKLDGPEDLPERARDCQLRPLPVTALHGIRAGQLPLHHRDPFDRMLIAQAQSEGLTLVTRDKFIPLYDVPVLTV, from the coding sequence GTGAAGCTCCTGGCGGACACTCACGTCATCGTGTGGTGGCTGACGGACTCCCCACAGCTGTCCGACGAGGTCAAGGACCTGCTGGACACCGAGCGCCTCGCGTACGTCAGCGCGGTCACCCCGTGGGAACTGGCGGTCAAGCAGGCTCTCGGCAAGCTCGACGGCCCGGAGGACCTGCCGGAGCGAGCCAGGGACTGTCAGCTCAGGCCGCTGCCGGTCACCGCGCTCCATGGCATCCGGGCGGGACAGCTGCCCCTCCACCACAGGGATCCCTTCGACCGCATGCTGATCGCCCAGGCCCAGTCGGAAGGGCTGACCCTCGTCACGCGTGACAAGTTCATCCCGCTTTACGATGTCCCGGTACTGACCGTCTGA
- a CDS encoding ABC transporter permease yields MALSAVAVMLSVAFVCGTLVFTDTMNTTFDKLFAVTSADVTVSPKEAKGGEETPERGKPETLAGPTVEQVKKAEGVKSAEGAVMSTSVTVVNSKNENMGSTTGAPTIAGNWNDNELKSMKITAGRAPRGPTEVMVDSDTAEKHHLGLGDELRTIAVTGDIRAKITGIAAFTVTNPGAAVVYFDTATAQQALLGSPGSFTHVNVTAKDGVSDEQLKQGIASAVGADTYKLQTAKEAADANRKDVGSFLDVMKYVMLGFAGIAFLVGIFLIFNTFSMLVAQRTREIGLMRAIGADSGQVLKSVVLEAYILGFVGSVLGVGAGVGLAVGLMKVMGQMGMHLSTDDLTVAWTTPAIGLLLGIKVTAVAAFIPARRAGKVSPMAALRESGTPGDKKAGVVRAVLGLVLTGIGGAGLYLASAAEKAGPGSLWLGLGVVLTLIGFIVIGPLLAAGVVRALSGVVLRPFGSVGRLAERNALRNPRRTGATAAALMIGLALVACLSVVGSSMVASATEELDKSVGADFMLSSQSGQMVVPQAEQALRAVKGLDHVTAYRQVEAKVTAPDGSTVEEGIGATDPTYAGDMRRKMVAGEQAAAYGKGSMSVGSIYATAHHVKLGDELTVAFTGGSTVKLKVAAITSDEGTFDSGMMFVSTAVAQANVPADRMPLPFMLLASAKDGESDAAAYQAVKAAVAEYPQYDVRNRADYKQALKDQVGQLLNMVYGLLGLAIIVAVLGVVNTLALSVVERTREIGLMRAIGLSRRQLRRMIRLESVVIALFGALLGLGLGMGWGATAQQLLALEGLKVLEIPWPTILGVFAASAFVGLFAALVPAFRAGRMNVLNAIASE; encoded by the coding sequence CGACAAGCTGTTCGCCGTCACCAGCGCCGATGTGACGGTCAGCCCGAAGGAGGCGAAGGGCGGGGAGGAGACCCCGGAGCGCGGCAAGCCCGAGACGCTGGCAGGGCCCACCGTCGAGCAGGTGAAGAAGGCCGAGGGCGTCAAGAGCGCCGAGGGCGCCGTCATGTCGACGTCCGTCACGGTCGTCAACTCCAAGAACGAGAACATGGGCTCGACCACCGGTGCCCCGACCATCGCGGGCAACTGGAACGACAACGAGCTCAAGTCCATGAAGATCACCGCCGGCCGGGCGCCGCGCGGCCCCACCGAGGTGATGGTCGACTCCGACACCGCGGAAAAGCACCACCTGGGGCTCGGTGACGAACTGCGCACCATCGCCGTCACCGGTGACATCCGCGCCAAGATCACCGGTATCGCCGCCTTCACCGTCACCAACCCGGGTGCGGCCGTCGTCTACTTCGACACCGCCACCGCGCAGCAGGCGCTGCTCGGTTCCCCCGGCTCCTTCACGCACGTCAACGTCACCGCCAAGGACGGGGTGAGCGACGAGCAGCTCAAGCAGGGCATCGCGAGCGCCGTCGGCGCGGACACGTACAAGCTGCAGACCGCCAAGGAAGCCGCGGACGCCAACCGCAAGGACGTCGGTTCCTTCCTCGACGTCATGAAGTACGTGATGCTCGGCTTCGCCGGGATCGCCTTCCTCGTCGGCATCTTCCTGATCTTCAACACCTTCTCGATGCTGGTTGCCCAGCGCACCCGCGAGATCGGCCTGATGCGCGCCATCGGCGCGGACAGCGGACAGGTCCTCAAGTCCGTCGTCCTGGAGGCCTACATCCTCGGCTTCGTCGGCTCCGTGCTGGGCGTCGGCGCGGGTGTGGGCCTGGCCGTCGGCCTGATGAAGGTCATGGGCCAGATGGGCATGCACCTGTCCACCGACGATCTGACCGTCGCCTGGACCACCCCGGCCATCGGCCTGCTGCTCGGCATCAAGGTCACCGCCGTCGCCGCCTTCATCCCGGCCCGCCGGGCCGGCAAGGTCTCCCCGATGGCCGCCCTGCGCGAGTCCGGCACCCCCGGGGACAAGAAGGCCGGCGTCGTCCGCGCCGTCCTCGGCCTGGTCCTCACCGGCATCGGCGGCGCGGGGCTCTACCTCGCCTCCGCCGCGGAGAAGGCCGGACCCGGATCGCTCTGGCTGGGCCTGGGCGTCGTCCTCACCCTCATCGGCTTCATCGTGATCGGCCCGCTGCTCGCCGCGGGCGTGGTGCGGGCGCTGTCCGGCGTGGTGCTGCGGCCCTTCGGGTCCGTGGGCCGGCTCGCCGAGCGCAACGCCCTGCGCAACCCGCGCCGCACCGGCGCCACCGCCGCCGCGCTGATGATCGGCCTGGCCCTGGTCGCCTGCCTGTCGGTGGTCGGCTCCTCGATGGTGGCCTCCGCCACCGAGGAACTCGACAAGTCCGTCGGCGCCGACTTCATGCTCAGTTCCCAGTCCGGGCAGATGGTCGTGCCGCAGGCCGAGCAGGCGCTGCGTGCCGTCAAGGGCCTCGACCACGTCACCGCCTACCGCCAGGTGGAGGCGAAGGTCACCGCCCCCGACGGCTCCACCGTCGAGGAGGGCATCGGCGCCACCGACCCGACGTACGCCGGGGACATGCGGCGCAAGATGGTCGCCGGAGAGCAGGCGGCGGCGTACGGCAAGGGCTCGATGTCGGTCGGTTCGATCTACGCCACCGCGCACCACGTCAAGCTCGGTGACGAGCTGACGGTCGCCTTCACGGGCGGCAGCACCGTCAAGCTGAAGGTCGCGGCGATCACCAGCGACGAGGGCACCTTCGACAGCGGCATGATGTTCGTCAGCACCGCGGTCGCCCAGGCGAACGTGCCGGCCGACCGGATGCCGCTCCCCTTCATGCTGCTGGCCAGCGCGAAGGACGGGGAGTCCGACGCCGCCGCGTACCAGGCGGTCAAGGCGGCGGTGGCGGAGTACCCGCAGTACGACGTGCGCAACCGGGCCGACTACAAGCAGGCGCTCAAGGACCAGGTCGGCCAGCTCCTGAACATGGTCTACGGGCTCCTCGGCCTCGCCATCATCGTCGCGGTCCTGGGGGTCGTGAACACCCTGGCCCTGTCGGTGGTGGAGCGGACCCGCGAGATCGGCCTGATGCGCGCCATCGGCCTCTCCCGCCGCCAGCTGCGCCGCATGATCCGCCTGGAGTCGGTGGTCATCGCCCTCTTCGGCGCCCTGCTCGGCCTCGGGCTGGGCATGGGCTGGGGCGCCACCGCGCAGCAGCTGCTCGCGCTCGAAGGCCTCAAGGTTCTGGAGATCCCCTGGCCGACGATCCTCGGGGTGTTCGCCGCCTCGGCCTTCGTGGGCCTGTTCGCCGCGCTGGTCCCGGCCTTCCGGGCGGGGCGGATGAACGTTCTGAACGCGATCGCGAGCGAGTAG
- a CDS encoding DUF2079 domain-containing protein: protein MTSDAIARPAAPAATAAVKAGSRRWAGPWMVAAGLFLVYLVLSVGRFRRMEWASWDLGIFEQAIRAYAHLREPVADLKGPGANILGDHFSPVIATLAPFYRIFPGPVTLLVAQAALFALSAVPVTRAAGRFLGRPRGLAVGIAYGLSWGIQRAVEFDFHEIAFAVPLLAFALEAVLARRWRAALLWGLPLLLVKEDLGFTLAALAVVVAWRARPTDRRAAAVALGVAALATVLAALVFTVVIPAFATAGYGYWDKIHGAGPLDGFGTKLTTLAWVLIPTSGLLALRSPLLLVAAPTLGWRFLSGDDHYWSTDWHYSAVLMPVVALALIDAIDTARRGERAWLRAYALQLPTAVLAAGLALSVTSLPTEKLAQARTYEKPARVTAIEELLDRIPDGATVEADTAPLTRLTSRCRVLWIGGSKGVVPDWITLDNSSKWAGQDPTGYARQLHPGERFELVGEAEGVVLMRHE, encoded by the coding sequence GTGACGAGCGATGCGATAGCCCGCCCCGCCGCGCCGGCGGCCACAGCCGCCGTGAAGGCGGGGAGCCGACGGTGGGCCGGGCCCTGGATGGTGGCCGCCGGGCTGTTCCTCGTCTACCTCGTGCTGTCCGTCGGACGGTTCCGGCGGATGGAGTGGGCCTCCTGGGACCTGGGCATCTTCGAGCAGGCGATCCGCGCGTACGCGCACCTGCGCGAGCCCGTCGCCGATCTGAAGGGGCCGGGGGCCAACATCCTCGGAGACCACTTCAGCCCGGTCATCGCGACCCTCGCCCCCTTCTACCGGATCTTCCCGGGCCCCGTGACCCTGCTCGTCGCGCAGGCCGCGCTCTTCGCGCTCTCCGCCGTCCCCGTCACCAGGGCGGCCGGGCGGTTCCTGGGCCGGCCCCGCGGGCTCGCCGTCGGGATCGCGTACGGGCTGTCCTGGGGGATCCAGCGGGCCGTCGAGTTCGACTTCCACGAGATCGCCTTCGCCGTGCCCCTGCTGGCCTTCGCCCTGGAGGCGGTCCTCGCCCGGCGCTGGCGGGCCGCCCTGTTGTGGGGGCTGCCGCTGCTCCTCGTCAAGGAGGACCTCGGTTTCACCCTCGCCGCCCTGGCCGTGGTCGTCGCCTGGCGGGCCCGGCCCACCGACCGGCGGGCCGCCGCGGTCGCCCTCGGCGTCGCCGCCCTGGCCACCGTCCTCGCCGCCCTGGTGTTCACCGTCGTCATACCGGCCTTCGCCACGGCGGGCTACGGCTACTGGGACAAGATCCACGGCGCGGGCCCCCTCGACGGCTTCGGCACCAAGCTCACCACCCTGGCCTGGGTGCTGATCCCGACCTCCGGACTGCTGGCCCTGCGCTCACCGCTGCTGCTGGTCGCCGCCCCCACCCTCGGCTGGCGGTTCCTGTCCGGCGACGACCACTACTGGTCCACCGACTGGCACTACAGCGCCGTCCTCATGCCCGTCGTGGCCCTCGCCCTCATCGACGCGATCGACACCGCCCGGCGCGGTGAGCGGGCCTGGCTGCGCGCGTACGCACTCCAGCTGCCCACCGCCGTCCTCGCCGCCGGCCTCGCCCTCAGCGTGACCAGCCTGCCGACCGAGAAGCTCGCGCAGGCCCGTACGTACGAGAAGCCCGCCCGGGTCACCGCGATCGAGGAACTCCTCGACCGGATCCCCGACGGGGCGACGGTGGAGGCCGACACCGCGCCGCTGACCCGGCTGACCTCCCGCTGCCGCGTGCTGTGGATCGGCGGCAGCAAGGGCGTCGTCCCCGACTGGATCACCCTGGACAACTCCTCCAAGTGGGCCGGTCAGGACCCGACCGGTTATGCCCGGCAGCTGCACCCCGGCGAGCGGTTCGAGCTCGTGGGCGAGGCCGAGGGCGTCGTCCTGATGCGCCACGAATGA
- a CDS encoding type II toxin-antitoxin system Phd/YefM family antitoxin, whose translation MEGARQYNVHEAKTNFSKILEAVATGEEVIISKAGEPVAKVIPLAGKVLRTSRGSVREPVVFADDFDDMSDDAGFAEAFGLLPHTEAAE comes from the coding sequence ATGGAAGGGGCCCGGCAGTACAACGTCCACGAGGCGAAAACCAACTTCTCCAAGATCCTGGAGGCGGTCGCCACCGGCGAGGAGGTGATCATCAGCAAGGCGGGGGAGCCCGTCGCCAAGGTGATCCCGCTCGCGGGGAAAGTCTTGCGGACCTCGCGAGGATCCGTCAGGGAGCCCGTGGTGTTCGCCGACGACTTCGACGACATGTCCGATGACGCCGGCTTCGCCGAGGCCTTCGGGCTACTCCCCCACACCGAGGCCGCCGAGTGA